The Chryseobacterium aureum genome contains a region encoding:
- the rnr gene encoding ribonuclease R, giving the protein MPKKRKYISHKNDLKLMEIGRLILRFMNANSSKIYNYKQIADGIDYKNPRQRELVIQALHKLQGSEKIKEVEKGKYIVNLKIAGTLTGIIDFNQSGNAYVNVEGLEDDVFVHSKNVKDALQGDKVLIITYHYKGKKLEGSVLEVLERNRTEFVGTFQKVAHKDFGFVVCDKKSINTDIFIPKGKFSTAEDGDKVIVKMTEWRPGDKNPEGEIIQVLGAPGEHETEIHSILAEYGLPYEFPSEVEADADKIDRSITDEEVAKRWDMRNICTFTIDPKDAKDFDDALSIRKLENGNWEIGVHIADVSHYVVPGTILDDEAYQRATSVYLVDRVVPMLPEVLSNDVCSLRPHEDKYTFSAVFELNDNAEIQKQWFGRTVIHSDRRFTYEEAQERIESGQGDLAEEINTLDKLAKILRHERIRKGAITFDRSEVRFNLDENNEPVGVYFKISKDSNHLIEEFMLLANKKVSEFVSLSRKGEITNNTFIYRVHDDPDPAKLESLRDFVATFGYKMNLANTKKVAESLNKLLHDVKGKGEENMIETLAMRSMSKAVYSTEPIGHYGLGFEYYSHFTSPIRRYPDLLAHRLLQHYLDGGKSPNRGELEDKAKHCSAMERLAADAERDSIKFMQVKFMEKHLGETFKGVISGVAEFGFWVEIPENGAEGLIKLRDLVDDSYMYDAKTHAVYGVRHGNKYQLGDEVQIKVVKANLIQKQLDFQIVK; this is encoded by the coding sequence ATGCCAAAAAAAAGAAAATATATAAGTCATAAAAATGATTTAAAACTGATGGAGATCGGAAGACTGATCCTCCGTTTTATGAATGCGAATTCATCCAAAATTTATAATTATAAGCAGATCGCTGACGGAATAGATTACAAAAATCCGAGACAAAGAGAACTTGTCATCCAGGCACTGCATAAACTTCAGGGATCTGAAAAGATCAAAGAAGTAGAAAAAGGAAAATATATCGTGAACCTAAAAATTGCAGGAACACTTACCGGAATAATAGATTTCAACCAAAGCGGAAATGCATATGTAAATGTGGAAGGACTGGAAGATGATGTCTTCGTTCATTCCAAAAATGTAAAGGATGCATTGCAGGGAGATAAGGTTCTTATTATAACTTATCATTATAAAGGAAAGAAATTAGAAGGCTCTGTTCTGGAAGTTTTAGAACGTAACAGAACAGAGTTTGTAGGAACATTTCAGAAGGTTGCCCACAAAGATTTTGGGTTCGTAGTTTGTGATAAAAAGTCAATCAACACAGATATCTTTATTCCGAAAGGAAAATTCAGCACAGCGGAAGATGGTGATAAGGTAATTGTAAAAATGACAGAATGGAGACCGGGAGATAAAAATCCGGAAGGTGAAATTATTCAGGTATTGGGTGCTCCGGGAGAACACGAAACGGAAATCCACTCTATTCTCGCAGAATACGGTCTTCCTTATGAATTTCCGTCGGAAGTAGAAGCAGATGCAGATAAAATAGACAGAAGCATTACGGATGAAGAAGTCGCAAAGCGATGGGATATGCGTAATATCTGTACATTTACCATTGACCCTAAGGATGCGAAAGATTTTGACGATGCTTTATCCATAAGAAAACTGGAAAACGGAAACTGGGAAATCGGGGTTCATATTGCTGATGTATCTCATTATGTAGTTCCGGGAACGATCCTGGATGATGAAGCGTATCAAAGAGCGACTTCTGTATATCTTGTGGACAGGGTTGTACCCATGCTTCCGGAAGTGTTGAGTAACGATGTTTGCTCACTTCGTCCGCACGAAGATAAATATACCTTTTCAGCCGTTTTTGAACTGAATGATAATGCAGAAATTCAGAAACAGTGGTTTGGAAGAACAGTGATTCATTCAGACAGAAGATTTACTTATGAAGAAGCTCAGGAACGTATCGAAAGCGGACAGGGAGATCTTGCGGAAGAGATCAATACACTGGATAAATTGGCTAAAATTTTACGTCACGAACGTATCAGAAAAGGCGCCATTACATTTGACAGAAGTGAAGTTAGATTCAATCTGGATGAAAACAATGAGCCGGTAGGTGTTTATTTTAAAATAAGCAAAGATTCCAACCACCTGATTGAAGAATTCATGCTTTTGGCCAATAAAAAAGTATCCGAATTTGTCTCTCTTTCAAGAAAAGGAGAAATCACGAACAATACATTTATTTACAGGGTTCACGATGATCCGGATCCGGCAAAATTAGAATCTTTGAGAGATTTTGTAGCGACTTTCGGATATAAAATGAATCTTGCCAATACCAAAAAGGTAGCTGAATCCCTGAACAAACTTCTTCATGACGTCAAAGGAAAAGGGGAAGAAAATATGATTGAAACCCTTGCGATGAGAAGTATGAGCAAAGCCGTATATTCTACAGAACCTATTGGTCACTATGGTCTTGGTTTTGAATATTACAGCCACTTTACCTCTCCTATCCGACGTTACCCGGATTTACTGGCACACCGTCTTCTTCAGCATTATCTGGATGGAGGGAAATCCCCAAACAGAGGTGAGCTTGAAGACAAAGCAAAACATTGCAGCGCCATGGAAAGACTGGCTGCAGATGCGGAAAGAGACTCTATCAAGTTCATGCAGGTGAAATTCATGGAAAAACATCTGGGAGAAACTTTCAAAGGAGTGATTTCCGGAGTGGCAGAATTTGGTTTCTGGGTAGAAATTCCTGAAAACGGAGCCGAAGGTTTGATCAAGCTGAGAGATCTTGTAGATGATTCTTACATGTATGATGCAAAAACCCATGCCGTATACGGAGTAAGACACGGAAACAAATACCAGCTGGGTGACGAAGTTCAGATCAAAGTGGTAAAAGCCAATTTGATCCAGAAGCAGCTTGATTTCCAGATTGTGAAGTAA
- the rpiB gene encoding ribose 5-phosphate isomerase B, protein MKRKIAIAADHAGYEYKEIVKNYLSERFEVQDFGTFSTNSVDYPDFVHPAATSVENGENELGILLCGSGNGVQITANKHQKIRCALCWMPEIASLARQHNDANMISIPARFISKELAIEIVDQFLSTDFEGGRHQNRVDKIAVC, encoded by the coding sequence ATGAAAAGAAAAATTGCTATTGCAGCGGACCATGCAGGCTATGAATATAAGGAGATTGTTAAGAACTACCTTTCAGAACGTTTTGAGGTACAGGATTTTGGAACGTTTTCCACAAACAGTGTGGATTATCCGGACTTTGTACACCCTGCTGCAACCTCTGTTGAAAACGGAGAAAATGAGCTGGGAATTCTGCTTTGCGGAAGCGGAAACGGCGTTCAGATCACGGCGAACAAGCACCAGAAAATAAGATGTGCATTATGCTGGATGCCGGAGATTGCTAGCCTGGCAAGACAACATAATGATGCCAACATGATTTCAATACCGGCAAGATTTATATCAAAAGAACTGGCTATTGAAATTGTAGACCAGTTTCTGTCAACAGACTTCGAAGGTGGAAGACACCAGAACAGAGTTGATAAAATTGCAGTTTGCTAA
- a CDS encoding phosphoglycerate kinase, whose translation MKTINDFNFKNKKALVRVDFNVPQDDQLKVTDNTRIVAVKPTVEKILNDGGSVILITHLGRPKGEVKDEFSLKHIVGEVSSVLGKEVKFVDECIGEKAEQAAADLKPGEVLLLENVRFHNEEEKGDAAFAEKLSKLGDAYVNDAFGTAHRAHASTAVIAKYFTSTKYFGLLMAKELQAIDKVLKSGERPVTAILGGSKVSTKITIIENILPAVDNLIIGGGMAFTFIKALGGKIGTSLVEEDKIPLALEILGKAKEHNVKVYLPSDTIIAESFSNDVERKEVDIYAIPEGWMGLDAGQKSRDQFNDVLLNSRTILWNGPIGVFEMSNFAGGTVALGESIAEATRLGAFSLVGGGDSVAFVKQFGYADQVSYVSTGGGAMLESLEGLELPGVAAINN comes from the coding sequence ATGAAAACAATCAATGATTTCAATTTTAAAAATAAGAAAGCTCTGGTAAGAGTGGACTTCAATGTTCCTCAGGACGATCAGCTGAAGGTGACAGACAATACAAGAATTGTTGCGGTGAAACCTACAGTAGAAAAGATCCTTAATGATGGTGGTTCTGTCATCTTAATCACACACCTTGGAAGACCTAAAGGGGAAGTGAAAGATGAATTTTCTCTTAAACATATTGTTGGCGAAGTTTCTTCTGTTTTAGGAAAGGAAGTGAAGTTTGTGGATGAGTGTATTGGTGAGAAAGCAGAGCAGGCTGCTGCAGATCTGAAGCCGGGAGAGGTTTTATTATTGGAGAATGTTCGTTTTCATAATGAAGAAGAAAAAGGAGATGCTGCTTTTGCTGAGAAACTATCTAAGCTTGGAGATGCGTATGTAAATGATGCATTCGGTACAGCGCACAGAGCTCATGCTTCTACAGCAGTAATTGCCAAGTATTTTACTTCAACTAAATATTTCGGTTTACTGATGGCTAAAGAGCTTCAGGCTATTGATAAAGTATTAAAGAGTGGGGAAAGACCTGTTACAGCTATCCTGGGTGGATCAAAGGTTTCAACTAAAATTACCATTATAGAAAATATTCTTCCTGCGGTAGATAATTTAATAATCGGAGGTGGTATGGCATTTACTTTTATTAAGGCTCTTGGTGGAAAGATTGGAACCTCTTTGGTAGAAGAAGATAAAATTCCTCTGGCTCTTGAGATTTTAGGAAAAGCAAAAGAGCATAATGTAAAAGTGTATTTACCTTCTGATACGATCATCGCTGAAAGCTTTAGCAATGATGTGGAAAGAAAAGAAGTAGATATCTATGCAATTCCTGAGGGTTGGATGGGGCTTGATGCCGGTCAGAAGTCAAGAGATCAGTTCAATGATGTGCTGTTGAATTCCAGAACCATTCTTTGGAATGGCCCGATCGGGGTTTTTGAAATGTCCAATTTTGCCGGAGGAACTGTTGCATTGGGTGAGAGTATTGCTGAGGCAACAAGACTGGGTGCTTTCTCTTTAGTAGGAGGAGGAGACAGTGTAGCTTTTGTTAAGCAATTTGGATATGCTGATCAGGTAAGTTATGTTTCTACCGGAGGTGGTGCAATGCTTGAAAGTCTTGAAGGACTTGAGTTGCCAGGTGTAGCAGCTATCAATAATTAA
- a CDS encoding S66 peptidase family protein — protein MKKMIFPKSLKKGDKIAVISPAGAVDASQLEKGIEMIKSRGFEPVLGEHLYTRFSNGYNYAGTEKERAKDINWALNDTEIRAVWASRGGYGCQHLIQHLKLKNFTENPKWYIGYSDNTVIQSYLLKKGFVSIHGQTIKTSSFGVTEESYDLIFDILKGKKPKYNLKSHQFNKEGNIEGELVGGNLALIYALLGTKYSFDFKDKILFIEDIGENFYALDRMIMSLELAGVFSKIKGLIVGGMTNMGDEKENKSYEESFDEFAYKLISDRVSKYKFPVVFAFPNGHIKDNRPLLIGANVQMKVGSKVKIEF, from the coding sequence ATGAAAAAAATGATCTTTCCTAAGTCTCTTAAAAAAGGAGACAAAATAGCTGTTATTTCCCCTGCCGGAGCGGTAGACGCCTCTCAACTGGAAAAGGGAATAGAAATGATTAAAAGCAGAGGCTTTGAACCCGTTCTGGGAGAGCACCTTTACACCAGATTTTCAAACGGATACAATTATGCCGGAACAGAAAAGGAAAGAGCAAAAGATATCAACTGGGCGTTAAATGATACAGAGATCAGAGCTGTATGGGCTTCCAGAGGAGGATACGGATGCCAGCATCTCATTCAGCACCTGAAGTTGAAAAACTTTACAGAAAACCCGAAATGGTACATTGGTTATTCCGACAATACAGTAATTCAAAGTTATCTGTTGAAAAAAGGTTTCGTTTCCATCCACGGACAGACCATCAAAACATCCAGTTTTGGAGTTACAGAAGAAAGCTATGATCTGATTTTTGACATTCTGAAAGGTAAAAAGCCAAAATACAACCTGAAATCTCACCAATTTAATAAAGAAGGAAATATTGAAGGAGAATTGGTTGGAGGTAATTTAGCCCTTATTTACGCCCTTTTAGGAACTAAATATTCTTTCGACTTTAAAGACAAGATCTTATTTATTGAGGATATCGGAGAAAACTTCTATGCACTGGACCGTATGATCATGAGTCTGGAGCTGGCTGGAGTTTTCAGTAAAATCAAAGGATTGATTGTTGGCGGCATGACCAATATGGGAGATGAGAAAGAAAATAAAAGCTATGAAGAAAGCTTTGATGAATTTGCCTACAAGCTGATCTCTGATAGAGTTTCAAAGTACAAATTCCCTGTAGTATTTGCCTTTCCGAATGGACATATTAAAGACAACAGACCTCTTTTAATCGGTGCAAACGTACAAATGAAAGTAGGCTCTAAAGTAAAGATTGAGTTTTAA
- a CDS encoding SDR family NAD(P)-dependent oxidoreductase yields the protein MKTILITGATSGIGKSTAELLAKQGNRIIICGRRNEVLEAVKSELSQYTEIFSLKFDVRNLEQVETAINSLPENWKDIDVLINNAGNAHGLDPLSAGKTDDWDSMIDGNVKGLLYVSKMIIPVMKTKNLGHIVNISSVAARQTYANGVVYCATKKAVDVISEGMRLELTEFGIKVTNIQPGAVETDFSLVRFKGDSEKASTVYAGYEALKAEDIADAIAYCINAPKHVTISDMTIYPSAQAEPRTIYRK from the coding sequence ATGAAGACAATTTTAATCACCGGAGCCACTTCCGGAATAGGAAAATCCACTGCAGAGCTTCTTGCAAAACAAGGAAACAGAATCATCATCTGTGGAAGAAGAAATGAAGTGCTGGAAGCTGTAAAGTCTGAGTTATCTCAATATACCGAAATATTTAGTTTAAAGTTTGATGTAAGGAATCTTGAGCAGGTGGAAACTGCCATTAATTCACTTCCTGAAAACTGGAAAGATATTGACGTTCTGATCAATAATGCCGGTAATGCTCATGGATTAGATCCGTTATCAGCTGGCAAAACAGATGACTGGGATTCCATGATTGACGGAAATGTGAAGGGACTGCTCTATGTTTCCAAAATGATCATTCCGGTTATGAAAACTAAAAATTTAGGTCATATTGTAAACATCAGTTCAGTTGCCGCAAGACAAACCTATGCCAACGGAGTAGTATACTGTGCAACGAAGAAAGCAGTAGATGTAATTTCTGAAGGCATGAGACTGGAACTTACTGAATTCGGCATTAAAGTAACCAATATTCAGCCGGGAGCGGTAGAGACAGATTTCTCTTTGGTAAGGTTCAAGGGAGACAGCGAAAAAGCTTCAACGGTATATGCAGGCTATGAAGCCCTGAAGGCAGAGGATATTGCCGATGCCATCGCGTATTGCATTAATGCACCCAAACACGTTACCATTTCAGATATGACCATCTATCCGAGCGCTCAGGCGGAGCCAAGAACGATTTATAGAAAATAG
- a CDS encoding YraN family protein — protein sequence MAHHNDFGKIAEDMAADYLKKNGYKILVRNFRFQKAEIDIITEKDNLIIVVEVKARSTDAFMLPQEAVTKTKIKSIVSAANHYMEELNKNNEVRFDIISVLPDENKNLMIDHIKDAFQAFDAN from the coding sequence ATGGCTCACCATAACGATTTTGGAAAAATAGCAGAAGATATGGCCGCTGATTATCTTAAGAAAAACGGATATAAAATTCTGGTCAGAAACTTTCGTTTCCAAAAAGCAGAGATTGATATCATCACAGAAAAAGACAATCTGATTATTGTTGTGGAAGTTAAAGCCAGGTCTACCGATGCATTTATGCTGCCACAGGAAGCTGTCACCAAAACTAAAATTAAATCTATAGTTTCTGCAGCCAATCACTATATGGAAGAATTGAATAAAAATAACGAGGTCAGATTTGATATTATCTCCGTTCTTCCTGATGAAAATAAGAACTTAATGATTGACCATATCAAAGATGCATTTCAGGCCTTTGATGCCAATTAA
- a CDS encoding LysE family translocator — MLELVLSAIILGFMLSLVFIGPIFFLLIETSFSRGPRHALSLDLGVITADLLCIVAAYYASTDIVSLIDKHPGFYRITSILIFIYGIVMLVTKTKMHLPGEERIIGQNYIKTFFNGFFFNLLNVGVILFWLVTVISVRNQYPDTSSFILYIGIVLATYLSIDLAKIFLAKQFHDKLTQKLANQIRRVVGCILIIFSFFIFLQSFKKFNQFEKQLEEAEKKEVKYQKTK, encoded by the coding sequence ATGTTAGAACTTGTACTATCTGCCATCATATTAGGATTTATGCTGAGCCTGGTTTTTATAGGACCTATTTTTTTCCTTTTAATTGAAACCAGCTTTTCCAGAGGCCCGAGACATGCACTTTCATTAGATCTTGGAGTAATTACTGCAGATTTATTATGTATTGTGGCAGCCTATTATGCCAGTACAGATATTGTAAGTTTAATTGATAAACATCCCGGGTTTTACAGGATCACCTCTATTCTTATTTTTATCTACGGAATTGTAATGCTGGTGACCAAAACAAAGATGCATTTGCCCGGCGAAGAAAGAATTATTGGCCAAAATTATATTAAAACATTTTTCAATGGCTTTTTCTTTAACCTTTTGAATGTAGGAGTAATCCTTTTCTGGCTGGTAACGGTAATTTCCGTAAGGAATCAATATCCGGACACCAGCAGTTTTATTTTATACATAGGCATAGTGCTGGCCACTTACCTTTCAATAGATCTTGCCAAGATATTTCTTGCCAAGCAGTTTCACGATAAATTAACACAAAAACTGGCCAACCAGATCAGAAGAGTTGTTGGCTGCATTCTTATTATATTCAGTTTCTTTATTTTCCTGCAAAGTTTCAAAAAATTCAATCAGTTTGAAAAACAGCTGGAAGAAGCAGAGAAAAAAGAAGTAAAATATCAAAAAACAAAATGA
- a CDS encoding class I SAM-dependent methyltransferase encodes MKIKDHFLSQEIFEIKETETKGVFKTSPIPSNISKYYESEDYISHHQDSGSLKEKLYKFLQSFNLQYKKNILVDRIKKGSKVLDYGCGAGEFVKYIENDFDTFGFEPDADARKAAQGKITKAHILNDLTTIEDSSLEAITLWHVFEHIENQDEMLKTFHGKLKEKGILVIAVPNPTSYDAKHYKEYWAAYDVPRHIYHFSKNGMENLISKNPDWKMRKIKPLVLDSYYISMLSEKYKKSPLFWAKAVIYGTISNVKALFSNEFSSLIYIIEKR; translated from the coding sequence ATGAAAATAAAAGATCATTTTCTTTCACAGGAAATATTTGAAATAAAAGAAACGGAAACAAAAGGAGTTTTTAAAACCTCCCCTATCCCATCTAATATTTCTAAATATTATGAAAGTGAAGATTACATTTCTCATCATCAGGATTCAGGAAGCTTAAAAGAAAAACTATACAAATTCCTGCAGTCTTTCAACCTGCAATACAAAAAAAATATCCTGGTAGACCGAATAAAAAAAGGATCAAAAGTTCTGGATTACGGATGTGGTGCCGGAGAATTTGTAAAATATATAGAAAATGATTTCGATACATTCGGTTTTGAACCGGATGCTGATGCAAGAAAAGCTGCACAGGGAAAAATAACCAAAGCTCATATTTTAAATGATCTCACTACAATTGAAGACAGCAGTTTAGAGGCAATCACACTATGGCATGTTTTTGAACATATCGAAAACCAGGATGAGATGCTCAAAACATTTCACGGGAAATTAAAAGAAAAGGGAATTCTCGTTATTGCAGTCCCCAACCCTACCTCTTATGATGCAAAACATTACAAAGAATATTGGGCAGCCTATGACGTACCCAGACACATCTATCATTTCTCTAAAAACGGTATGGAAAATTTAATTTCGAAAAACCCGGATTGGAAAATGAGAAAAATCAAACCTTTGGTATTAGATTCCTATTATATCTCTATGCTGAGCGAAAAATACAAAAAATCACCTCTATTTTGGGCAAAAGCAGTGATCTACGGAACGATTTCGAACGTAAAGGCATTATTTTCCAACGAATTTTCAAGTTTGATATACATTATCGAAAAAAGATAG